The following proteins come from a genomic window of Halorussus halophilus:
- a CDS encoding alpha/beta fold hydrolase, which produces MPERNRTVNLSGLRVNYVVEGSGPPVVLLHGGGLDSATLSWKETIPTLAEN; this is translated from the coding sequence ATGCCCGAACGAAACCGCACCGTCAATCTGAGCGGCCTGCGCGTGAACTACGTCGTCGAAGGGTCGGGGCCACCGGTCGTTCTGCTCCACGGTGGCGGCCTCGACAGCGCGACACTCTCGTGGAAAGAGACCATTCCCACGCTCGCCGAGAACTGA